The Oncorhynchus nerka isolate Pitt River linkage group LG9a, Oner_Uvic_2.0, whole genome shotgun sequence genome has a segment encoding these proteins:
- the psme3ip1 gene encoding PSME3-interacting protein isoform X2, whose translation MHKWELYCFFINYAEPIYWDTWLRGLDDFLTWCLVYFELRCEMAVPAAGGVDLSRKFVSETEIEEKRKQRQEEWEKVRQPEDPEKAPEEEYDGRSLFERLQEQKDKKQEEYDEQFKFKNMVKGLDEDESHFLDEVSRQQSLVEKQRRDEELHELKEYRSALKKLASSESRKEPERRAGPKPAEVKTSHLSQAHLLAGAFKRRSSSQSSDNSKKQKVEESTAGNGGRTEQEAGRGVVEQGSTVKTGVLHLPSAAVCVGILPGMGAYSGSSDSESSSDSEV comes from the exons ATGCACAAGTGGGAACTATATTGTTTCTTCATAAACTATGCGGAACCTATTTACTGGGACACGTGGCTCCGTGGATTAG ATGATTTCTTGACTTGGTGTCTGGTCTACTTCGAGTTGAGG TGTGAGATGGCAGTGCCAGCGGCCGGGGGTGTCGACCTCAGTCGGAAATTTGTGTCAGAGACCGAGATCGAGGAGAAAAGGAAGCAAAGACAGGAAGAATGGGAAAAAGTTAGGCAGCCAGAGGACCCAGAGA AGGCTCCCGAGGAAGAGTATGATGGGCGTTCACTGTTTGAGCGGCTACAGGAGCAGAAGGACAAGAAGCAAGAGGAATACGATGAGCAGTTTAAATTCA AGAACATGGTCAAAGGCCTGGATGAGGATGAGTCTCACTTCTTGGATGAGGTCTCCAGGCAACAGAGCCTGGTGGAGAAGCAACGCAGAGACGAGGAGCTGCATGAACTAAAAGAATACAGAA GTGCTCTGAAAAAACTGGCATCTAGTGAGAGTCGGAAGGAGCCCGAGAGGAGGGCGGGTCCTAAACCAGCAGAGGTCAAGACCAGTCACCTGTCCCAGGCACACCTGTTGGCTGGGGCGTTCAAGCGACGCAG CTCTTCACAGTCCTCAGACAATAGCAAGAAACAGAAGGTTGAGGAGTCTACAGCAGGGAATGGGGGCCGGACAG AGCAGGAGGCGGGCAGAGGTGTGGTTGAGCAGGGCTCCACAGTAAAGACCGGTGTTCTCCACCTTCCATCGGCCGCCGTGTGTGTGGGCATCCTGCCGGGCATGGGAGCCTACTCCGGCAGCAGCGACTCGGAGTCCAGCAGCGACAGCGAAG TTTAA
- the psme3ip1 gene encoding PSME3-interacting protein isoform X1: MHKWELYCFFINYAEPIYWDTWLRGLDDFLTWCLVYFELRKVKCEMAVPAAGGVDLSRKFVSETEIEEKRKQRQEEWEKVRQPEDPEKAPEEEYDGRSLFERLQEQKDKKQEEYDEQFKFKNMVKGLDEDESHFLDEVSRQQSLVEKQRRDEELHELKEYRSALKKLASSESRKEPERRAGPKPAEVKTSHLSQAHLLAGAFKRRSSSQSSDNSKKQKVEESTAGNGGRTEQEAGRGVVEQGSTVKTGVLHLPSAAVCVGILPGMGAYSGSSDSESSSDSEV, from the exons ATGCACAAGTGGGAACTATATTGTTTCTTCATAAACTATGCGGAACCTATTTACTGGGACACGTGGCTCCGTGGATTAG ATGATTTCTTGACTTGGTGTCTGGTCTACTTCGAGTTGAGGAAAGTAAA GTGTGAGATGGCAGTGCCAGCGGCCGGGGGTGTCGACCTCAGTCGGAAATTTGTGTCAGAGACCGAGATCGAGGAGAAAAGGAAGCAAAGACAGGAAGAATGGGAAAAAGTTAGGCAGCCAGAGGACCCAGAGA AGGCTCCCGAGGAAGAGTATGATGGGCGTTCACTGTTTGAGCGGCTACAGGAGCAGAAGGACAAGAAGCAAGAGGAATACGATGAGCAGTTTAAATTCA AGAACATGGTCAAAGGCCTGGATGAGGATGAGTCTCACTTCTTGGATGAGGTCTCCAGGCAACAGAGCCTGGTGGAGAAGCAACGCAGAGACGAGGAGCTGCATGAACTAAAAGAATACAGAA GTGCTCTGAAAAAACTGGCATCTAGTGAGAGTCGGAAGGAGCCCGAGAGGAGGGCGGGTCCTAAACCAGCAGAGGTCAAGACCAGTCACCTGTCCCAGGCACACCTGTTGGCTGGGGCGTTCAAGCGACGCAG CTCTTCACAGTCCTCAGACAATAGCAAGAAACAGAAGGTTGAGGAGTCTACAGCAGGGAATGGGGGCCGGACAG AGCAGGAGGCGGGCAGAGGTGTGGTTGAGCAGGGCTCCACAGTAAAGACCGGTGTTCTCCACCTTCCATCGGCCGCCGTGTGTGTGGGCATCCTGCCGGGCATGGGAGCCTACTCCGGCAGCAGCGACTCGGAGTCCAGCAGCGACAGCGAAG TTTAA
- the psme3ip1 gene encoding PSME3-interacting protein isoform X4, with product MAVPAAGGVDLSRKFVSETEIEEKRKQRQEEWEKVRQPEDPEKAPEEEYDGRSLFERLQEQKDKKQEEYDEQFKFKNMVKGLDEDESHFLDEVSRQQSLVEKQRRDEELHELKEYRSALKKLASSESRKEPERRAGPKPAEVKTSHLSQAHLLAGAFKRRSSSQSSDNSKKQKVEESTAGNGGRTEQEAGRGVVEQGSTVKTGVLHLPSAAVCVGILPGMGAYSGSSDSESSSDSEV from the exons ATGGCAGTGCCAGCGGCCGGGGGTGTCGACCTCAGTCGGAAATTTGTGTCAGAGACCGAGATCGAGGAGAAAAGGAAGCAAAGACAGGAAGAATGGGAAAAAGTTAGGCAGCCAGAGGACCCAGAGA AGGCTCCCGAGGAAGAGTATGATGGGCGTTCACTGTTTGAGCGGCTACAGGAGCAGAAGGACAAGAAGCAAGAGGAATACGATGAGCAGTTTAAATTCA AGAACATGGTCAAAGGCCTGGATGAGGATGAGTCTCACTTCTTGGATGAGGTCTCCAGGCAACAGAGCCTGGTGGAGAAGCAACGCAGAGACGAGGAGCTGCATGAACTAAAAGAATACAGAA GTGCTCTGAAAAAACTGGCATCTAGTGAGAGTCGGAAGGAGCCCGAGAGGAGGGCGGGTCCTAAACCAGCAGAGGTCAAGACCAGTCACCTGTCCCAGGCACACCTGTTGGCTGGGGCGTTCAAGCGACGCAG CTCTTCACAGTCCTCAGACAATAGCAAGAAACAGAAGGTTGAGGAGTCTACAGCAGGGAATGGGGGCCGGACAG AGCAGGAGGCGGGCAGAGGTGTGGTTGAGCAGGGCTCCACAGTAAAGACCGGTGTTCTCCACCTTCCATCGGCCGCCGTGTGTGTGGGCATCCTGCCGGGCATGGGAGCCTACTCCGGCAGCAGCGACTCGGAGTCCAGCAGCGACAGCGAAG TTTAA
- the psme3ip1 gene encoding PSME3-interacting protein isoform X3 encodes MHKWELYCFFINYAEPIYWDTWLRGLDDFLTWCLVYFELRKVKCEMAVPAAGGVDLSRKFVSETEIEEKRKQRQEEWEKVRQPEDPEKAPEEEYDGRSLFERLQEQKDKKQEEYDEQFKFKNMVKGLDEDESHFLDEVSRQQSLVEKQRRDEELHELKEYRSALKKLASSESRKEPERRAGPKPAEVKTSHLSQAHLLAGAFKRRSSSQSSDNSKKQKVEESTAGNGGRTGGGQRCG; translated from the exons ATGCACAAGTGGGAACTATATTGTTTCTTCATAAACTATGCGGAACCTATTTACTGGGACACGTGGCTCCGTGGATTAG ATGATTTCTTGACTTGGTGTCTGGTCTACTTCGAGTTGAGGAAAGTAAA GTGTGAGATGGCAGTGCCAGCGGCCGGGGGTGTCGACCTCAGTCGGAAATTTGTGTCAGAGACCGAGATCGAGGAGAAAAGGAAGCAAAGACAGGAAGAATGGGAAAAAGTTAGGCAGCCAGAGGACCCAGAGA AGGCTCCCGAGGAAGAGTATGATGGGCGTTCACTGTTTGAGCGGCTACAGGAGCAGAAGGACAAGAAGCAAGAGGAATACGATGAGCAGTTTAAATTCA AGAACATGGTCAAAGGCCTGGATGAGGATGAGTCTCACTTCTTGGATGAGGTCTCCAGGCAACAGAGCCTGGTGGAGAAGCAACGCAGAGACGAGGAGCTGCATGAACTAAAAGAATACAGAA GTGCTCTGAAAAAACTGGCATCTAGTGAGAGTCGGAAGGAGCCCGAGAGGAGGGCGGGTCCTAAACCAGCAGAGGTCAAGACCAGTCACCTGTCCCAGGCACACCTGTTGGCTGGGGCGTTCAAGCGACGCAG CTCTTCACAGTCCTCAGACAATAGCAAGAAACAGAAGGTTGAGGAGTCTACAGCAGGGAATGGGGGCCGGACAG GAGGCGGGCAGAGGTGTGGTTGA